One window of Camelina sativa cultivar DH55 chromosome 4, Cs, whole genome shotgun sequence genomic DNA carries:
- the LOC104781843 gene encoding cytochrome P450 710A1-like, with amino-acid sequence MVFSVSLFASLAPYVASALLLFLLLEQLSYLLKKRNLPGPLFVPPIIGNVVSLVRDPTSFWDKQSAAAGISGLSANYLIGKFIVYIKDTELSHQIFSNVRPDAFHLIGHPFGKKLFGEHNLIYMFGEDHKSVRRQIAPNFTPKALSTYSAVQQLVIIRHIQRWEESTSGGSRPVSLRQLVRELNLETSQTVFVGTYLDKEATNRFRTDYNLFNLGAMALPFDLPGFAFSEARRAVTRLVETLAICARKSKVRMAAGEKPTCLIDFWMQAIVEENPPPPYSGDEDIGSLLFDFLFAAQDASTSSLLWAVTLLESEPEVLNRVREEVAKIWSPESNALITVDQLAEMKYTRSVAREVVRYRPPATMVPHVAATDFPLTESYTIPKGAVVLPSVFDSSFQGFTEPDRFDPDRFSETRQEDQVFKRNFLAFGWGPHQCVGQRYALNHLVLFIAMFSSLFDFKRLRSDGCDDIVYCPTISPKDGCTVFMSRRVAKYPNLSLI; translated from the coding sequence AtggttttctctgtttctctattTGCCTCTCTCGCACCATACGTCGCCTCAGCATtacttctcttccttctccttgaGCAACTTTCTTACCTTCTCAAGAAACGCAACCTCCCTGGCCCTCTATTTGTCCCTCCGATCATCGGAAACGTCGTTTCGCTAGTCCGTGACCCTACTTCCTTCTGGGACAAGCAATCCGCCGCTGCAGGCATCTCAGGCCTCTCCGCCAACTACCTCATCGGAAAATTCATTGTCTATATCAAAGACACTGAGCTGTCTCATCAAATCTTCTCAAACGTTCGTCCTGATGCCTTCCACCTTATCGGACATCCTTTTGGAAAGAAGCTCTTCGGTGAACACAACCTCATTTACATGTTCGGTGAAGATCACAAGTCCGTTCGCCGTCAGATCGCTCCTAACTTCACCCCCAAGGCACTCTCGACCTACTCTGCCGTCCAGCAATTAGTTATCATCCGTCATATACAACGATGGGAGGAGAGCACCTCCGGAGGATCTCGTCCGGTGTCGCTGCGGCAACTTGTCCGTGAATTAAACCTCGAGACTTCACAGACGGTTTTCGTTGGAACCTACCTTGACAAGGAAGCCACAAATAGGTTCCGTACTGATTACAATCTGTTCAATCTCGGAGCTATGGCGCTCCCATTCGACCTCCCTGGCTTTGCGTTCAGTGAGGCTCGCCGAGCAGTAACGAGGCTAGTGGAGACGCTCGCCATTTGCGCCCGAAAATCAAAAGTGCGGATGGCTGCAGGAGAAAAACCAACATGCCTAATCGATTTCTGGATGCAGGCCATCGTCGAGGAGAATCCACCGCCGCCGTACTCCGGAGACGAAGATATCGGCAGTTTGCTCTTTGACTTTCTCTTTGCCGCGCAAGACGCATCCACGTCATCACTACTATGGGCAGTGACGCTTCTTGAGTCGGAGCCGGAAGTGCTGAACAGAGTAAGAGAGGAAGTGGCCAAGATCTGGTCGCCTGAGTCCAACGCGTTGATCACCGTCGATCAGCTCGCGGAGATGAAATACACGCGCTCCGTGGCTCGTGAGGTTGTGAGATACAGACCTCCGGCAACTATGGTCCCGCACGTCGCTGCCACAGACTTCCCTCTCACGGAATCGTACACTATTCCAAAAGGAGCAGTTGTCTTACCTTCTGTTTTTGACTCTTCCTTTCAAGGGTTTACTGAACCGGACCGGTTCGACCCCGACCGGTTTAGCGAGACAAGGCAAGAGGACCAGGTGTTCAAACGCAACTTCCTAGCTTTTGGATGGGGGCCTCACCAATGCGTGGGGCAGCGTTACGCGTTGAACCATTTGGTACTCTTCATAGCAATGTTCTCgtctttgtttgatttcaagAGGCTTAGATCGGACGGCTGCGATGACATCGTGTACTGCCCCACGATATCGCCCAAGGATGGGTGCACGGTGTTCATGTCTAGGCGCGTCGCAAAGTATCCCAACCTCTCGTTAATctga